One stretch of Pseudoramibacter sp. DNA includes these proteins:
- a CDS encoding 4-(cytidine 5'-diphospho)-2-C-methyl-D-erythritol kinase yields the protein MIQEQAPAKVNLSLHITGVREDGYHLMHMVNFSVPALSDTLYFEPAPELIFACADPGVPAGKDNLVYRTMALLKKTCGVACGAKVTLEKHIPMQAGLAGGSADAAAVIRGLNRLWQLDLPEARQIELAVAVGADVPYCLVSRPAVVTGIGEKIEVLGNFPAFAILGVKPRANISTPEAFREMDQIQDHRPYDDSALRQALSQEDFESLSRCCRNDFEKVVFKKYPEVKTIGGKMRRAGAWMARMSGSGSTMIGYFKTLEQAEKAAAAFKTPGNIVFTAEV from the coding sequence ATGATTCAAGAACAGGCGCCTGCGAAGGTGAATTTGTCGCTGCACATTACGGGGGTGCGTGAAGATGGCTATCATCTCATGCACATGGTGAATTTTTCCGTTCCTGCGCTTTCGGATACCCTTTACTTCGAACCGGCGCCGGAGCTGATTTTTGCCTGCGCCGACCCCGGCGTGCCTGCCGGAAAAGACAATCTGGTTTACCGGACCATGGCGCTGCTCAAAAAAACCTGCGGCGTGGCCTGCGGAGCGAAGGTGACCCTCGAAAAGCACATTCCGATGCAGGCGGGCCTCGCGGGAGGCTCCGCCGACGCCGCCGCGGTGATCCGGGGATTGAACCGGCTGTGGCAGCTGGATCTTCCGGAGGCGCGCCAGATCGAACTGGCGGTGGCGGTGGGCGCCGACGTGCCCTACTGCCTCGTCAGCCGGCCGGCGGTGGTGACGGGCATCGGCGAAAAAATTGAAGTGCTCGGGAATTTCCCGGCCTTTGCCATCCTCGGGGTCAAACCCCGGGCGAACATTTCGACGCCTGAGGCCTTTCGCGAGATGGATCAGATCCAGGATCACCGCCCTTACGACGACAGCGCGCTGAGGCAGGCCCTCTCTCAAGAAGATTTTGAAAGTCTGTCCCGGTGCTGCCGCAACGATTTTGAAAAAGTCGTCTTTAAAAAATATCCCGAGGTGAAAACAATCGGCGGGAAGATGCGCAGAGCAGGCGCCTGGATGGCGCGCATGAGCGGCAGCGGGTCGACGATGATCGGCTATTTCAAAACTTTAGAACAGGCTGAAAAGGCCGCCGCTGCGTTTAAAACGCCGGGAAATATTGTATTTACAGCAGAAGTATGA
- a CDS encoding uracil-DNA glycosylase, with protein sequence MSIFFQNDWEKPLKHEFKQDYYQKLRQFLIREYKTRRIYPNPYDIFNAFHYTAYKDTKVCIIGQDPYHGPHQAHGLCFSVQPDVAVPPSLQNIYKELHDDLGCAIPNHGCLVHWTKEGVLLLNSVLTVRAGQPASHRGKGWEIFTDHVIEMLNARETPVVFILWGAFAQSKIPMITNPQHMIIKSAHPSPLAAHRGFFGSRPFSRANEFLTQVGLDPVDWAIPSLKDPKAAAENLRAHHPGLFTKPGEAVSS encoded by the coding sequence GTGAGTATATTTTTTCAAAATGACTGGGAAAAACCGCTGAAACACGAATTCAAACAGGATTATTATCAAAAGCTGCGCCAGTTTTTAATCCGCGAGTACAAAACCCGGCGCATCTATCCCAACCCCTACGACATTTTTAATGCCTTCCACTACACGGCCTACAAAGACACCAAGGTCTGCATCATCGGGCAGGACCCGTACCACGGTCCCCATCAGGCCCACGGCCTGTGCTTTTCGGTGCAGCCCGACGTCGCCGTCCCGCCGTCTCTCCAGAACATCTACAAGGAACTCCACGACGACCTCGGCTGTGCCATTCCTAATCACGGCTGCCTGGTACACTGGACCAAAGAAGGCGTGCTGCTCCTCAATTCGGTGCTGACGGTCCGGGCCGGCCAGCCGGCCTCCCACCGGGGCAAGGGCTGGGAAATTTTCACCGACCACGTCATCGAAATGCTCAACGCCCGGGAAACGCCGGTGGTTTTCATTCTCTGGGGCGCTTTCGCCCAGTCGAAAATCCCCATGATCACGAACCCCCAGCACATGATCATCAAATCGGCCCATCCCAGCCCCCTCGCAGCGCACCGGGGTTTTTTCGGAAGCCGCCCCTTTTCCAGGGCCAATGAATTTCTGACCCAGGTGGGCCTGGACCCTGTGGACTGGGCCATTCCCTCCCTCAAAGATCCCAAGGCTGCCGCAGAAAACCTGCGTGCCCACCATCCCGGCCTGTTCACCAAACCCGGCGAGGCGGTCTCTTCATGA
- a CDS encoding phosphatase PAP2 family protein: MSGAELKILWAIHNTLSCPALDVFFKIVTFLANSGRIWIGVCIVLIACPKTRRAGIEIAVSLSLASILANLVIKPFFGRARPYEIAHYTTIIPHPPGRSFPSGHTVAAFSCAWLIFRLFHRDHPKWSAAALIFACIVAFSRLYLFVHFPSDVLAGAGFGILIAELVYQGARFWFRNKAGSRKTP; encoded by the coding sequence ATGAGCGGGGCGGAATTAAAGATCCTGTGGGCCATTCACAACACCCTCTCGTGTCCGGCGCTGGATGTCTTCTTTAAAATCGTAACCTTCTTGGCCAATTCCGGACGGATCTGGATCGGCGTCTGCATCGTGCTCATCGCCTGTCCCAAAACGCGCCGGGCGGGCATTGAAATTGCGGTTTCTCTGAGCCTCGCGTCCATTCTGGCCAATCTCGTGATCAAACCCTTTTTCGGCCGCGCCCGGCCCTACGAAATTGCCCATTACACCACCATCATTCCCCACCCCCCGGGACGCTCCTTTCCGTCGGGGCACACCGTCGCGGCGTTTTCCTGCGCGTGGCTCATCTTCCGCCTGTTTCACCGTGATCACCCGAAATGGAGCGCGGCTGCCCTGATTTTCGCGTGCATCGTGGCCTTCTCCCGGCTGTATCTCTTTGTGCACTTCCCTTCCGATGTGCTCGCCGGCGCCGGCTTCGGCATCCTCATCGCAGAGCTGGTCTATCAAGGGGCGCGGTTCTGGTTCAGGAACAAGGCCGGCTCGCGTAAAACCCCTTGA
- the dhaM gene encoding dihydroxyacetone kinase phosphoryl donor subunit DhaM yields the protein MATGILIVSHSEKLAQGLVELVSEMGNDNVIIREAAGTSDGRLGTDAVRIQEALESDDFKDCKSILIYCDLGSSIISSEMAMDMIEDEALTAKIHIVDCPLVEGAFTGVVQASVTDDVDEIIKVSKQARDMHKGDEA from the coding sequence ATGGCGACAGGTATACTCATCGTATCTCACAGTGAAAAGCTGGCTCAGGGGTTGGTAGAACTGGTCAGCGAAATGGGCAATGACAATGTCATCATCCGCGAAGCTGCAGGCACCTCAGACGGCCGCCTGGGAACCGATGCGGTCCGCATTCAGGAAGCCCTGGAAAGCGACGATTTCAAAGACTGCAAATCCATTTTGATTTACTGTGATTTGGGCAGCTCGATTATCAGCTCTGAAATGGCAATGGACATGATCGAAGACGAAGCCCTCACGGCCAAGATTCACATTGTCGACTGTCCTCTGGTCGAAGGGGCTTTCACCGGTGTGGTTCAGGCCTCTGTGACAGACGATGTGGACGAAATCATCAAAGTCTCCAAACAGGCCCGGGACATGCACAAGGGCGACGAAGCGTAA
- a CDS encoding cell envelope integrity protein TolA, translating to MNTSMNPTGTTVTFGQYFLYLFKPGKMIGMLLMALLCIAAAILLIVLACRGMSRQYTEDTRHAFMEDEVASLTERFYELIFSTTFILLFVAIYFAIDYFGMGTTNRVVWNKYNGIILLLFILGSVILNSLVDNRLIPLNHIRPGERGAMRLLGMIYMLIIFAYIKFFYQDSNYDNIIMYFITLVIGRFVYFDASLESFQEAMQGVRNNLPLLALGLMCSAIMGAFGFNTHYLLEQYGVVFNLFYAHLFLLVIIAIVHRSKVLNKIVDRSSQAKAPEDSRLGPAAGTAYPGQETMWINAKEINERERELRYQKARDAEQNRQKKRRMRLDEAVNRALAKQKREQAAQEKAAQEERFDPWKEKPETKAQLFEQKPPKRKTTNRRTRHR from the coding sequence TTGAATACGAGCATGAATCCCACAGGAACGACCGTGACTTTCGGACAATACTTTTTGTATTTGTTTAAACCGGGCAAGATGATCGGCATGCTGCTCATGGCGCTTTTGTGCATTGCCGCTGCGATATTGCTGATCGTGCTGGCGTGCAGAGGCATGTCCAGGCAGTACACGGAAGATACCCGGCACGCCTTTATGGAAGACGAGGTCGCCAGCCTGACGGAGCGGTTTTACGAGCTGATTTTTTCGACGACGTTCATTCTGCTCTTCGTCGCGATATATTTCGCCATCGATTATTTCGGCATGGGCACCACCAACCGCGTGGTCTGGAATAAATACAACGGCATTATCTTATTGTTATTCATTTTGGGCTCCGTGATATTAAATTCTCTGGTAGACAACCGGCTCATTCCGTTAAACCACATCCGTCCCGGGGAACGGGGCGCCATGCGGCTGCTTGGGATGATTTACATGCTGATCATCTTCGCGTACATCAAGTTCTTTTATCAGGACAGCAATTACGACAACATCATCATGTACTTCATCACCCTGGTCATCGGGCGCTTCGTCTATTTCGACGCATCCCTCGAAAGTTTCCAGGAAGCCATGCAGGGGGTGCGCAACAATCTGCCCCTTCTGGCTTTGGGTTTGATGTGTTCGGCGATCATGGGCGCCTTTGGCTTTAACACCCACTATTTATTGGAACAATACGGCGTCGTCTTTAATCTGTTCTACGCCCATTTGTTCCTGCTGGTGATCATCGCCATCGTGCACCGCAGCAAAGTCTTGAACAAAATCGTCGATCGGTCCTCGCAGGCGAAAGCCCCGGAAGACAGCCGCCTCGGCCCCGCAGCCGGAACGGCTTACCCCGGTCAGGAAACCATGTGGATCAACGCCAAGGAAATCAACGAACGGGAACGGGAACTCCGCTACCAGAAAGCCCGGGATGCGGAACAGAACCGCCAGAAGAAGCGCCGGATGCGCCTGGACGAAGCCGTCAACCGCGCCTTGGCCAAACAGAAACGGGAACAGGCCGCTCAGGAAAAAGCCGCCCAGGAAGAAAGGTTTGATCCCTGGAAGGAAAAGCCCGAAACCAAAGCCCAGCTGTTCGAACAGAAACCGCCGAAGCGCAAGACGACCAACCGCAGGACCCGGCACCGCTGA
- a CDS encoding TVP38/TMEM64 family protein produces MFSIFRTLTSLRNFLLGFGFWSPLVFLVLQIVQVVIAPIPGGPLTILGGLLFGWWKGFLLSSFGEIFGSCLGFMLARRIGASFVRRFDQKGWMRQLTHLKPEKLNFVLFMIFILPGFPDDLACLAVGLTAMPFSTFLKLCLLGRLPGFLFNSLIGAGIVSDNPMNTVIFLAVYLALIALLYILFHKRTQLLIKKHQQNSAK; encoded by the coding sequence ATGTTTTCAATTTTTCGCACCCTGACAAGTCTGAGAAACTTTCTGCTCGGATTCGGCTTCTGGTCGCCCCTTGTTTTTCTGGTGCTTCAAATCGTCCAGGTGGTCATCGCCCCGATTCCCGGCGGCCCCCTGACCATCCTCGGCGGCCTGCTTTTCGGCTGGTGGAAAGGCTTTCTTCTCAGTTCTTTCGGGGAAATCTTCGGCTCCTGTCTGGGGTTTATGCTGGCCCGGCGCATCGGCGCCTCTTTTGTGCGCCGCTTCGACCAGAAGGGATGGATGCGCCAGCTCACCCACCTCAAACCTGAAAAGCTGAATTTCGTCCTGTTTATGATCTTCATCCTGCCGGGCTTTCCCGACGACCTCGCCTGCCTCGCGGTGGGGCTGACAGCCATGCCCTTTTCGACGTTCTTGAAACTCTGTCTCTTGGGACGGCTTCCGGGCTTTTTATTCAACTCCCTGATCGGCGCGGGCATCGTGTCGGACAATCCCATGAACACCGTGATTTTTCTCGCGGTCTACCTCGCCCTCATCGCGCTCCTCTACATCCTGTTTCACAAGCGCACGCAGCTGCTCATCAAAAAGCATCAACAAAATTCCGCCAAATAA
- a CDS encoding YczE/YyaS/YitT family protein — MKQKAARWILYFSGLIILSLGIILNTKSKFGVTPIISVAYSYALIRHLNFGNVSFILYVILAVIEYIVKGKNFKLYDLLQIPLSVILTRFFNLFGAVLPDVSAMPARIVCLVLGIALTGIGAAMNVNTRLVPNPGDGIVQAIADRIQKRIGNVKNVFDLGCVAFCCLMSYFMTGSIVGIGVGTVAAMIGVGRFMWLYNQFFKKRQLAATGLAQ, encoded by the coding sequence ATGAAACAAAAAGCAGCACGTTGGATTTTATATTTTTCAGGACTGATCATTCTATCCCTGGGCATCATTCTCAATACGAAATCAAAATTCGGAGTGACGCCCATTATTTCGGTGGCCTATTCCTACGCCCTGATCCGGCACCTCAATTTCGGGAACGTCTCTTTTATTTTGTACGTCATTCTCGCGGTTATCGAGTACATTGTCAAAGGGAAAAACTTCAAGCTTTACGACCTGCTGCAGATTCCCCTTTCCGTGATTCTGACCCGTTTTTTTAATTTATTCGGCGCGGTGCTTCCCGACGTCTCGGCCATGCCGGCACGCATCGTCTGCCTCGTCCTGGGCATCGCCCTCACCGGCATCGGCGCTGCCATGAACGTCAACACCCGCCTAGTGCCAAATCCCGGAGACGGCATCGTCCAGGCCATCGCCGACCGGATTCAAAAGCGCATCGGCAATGTCAAAAACGTCTTTGATTTAGGCTGTGTGGCCTTCTGCTGCCTGATGTCCTACTTCATGACCGGCTCCATCGTCGGCATCGGCGTCGGCACCGTCGCCGCCATGATCGGCGTCGGCCGCTTCATGTGGCTGTACAATCAGTTCTTCAAAAAACGCCAGCTTGCGGCCACGGGCCTCGCCCAATAA
- a CDS encoding DUF188 domain-containing protein, whose protein sequence is MRIIIDYDSTPRAQRKVCEAISKEYQIPVEGISGLAADDAHYAEDRKAQINEILTLDDIFVTDDYDLAQDLLDRALSILSPKGIVICSANIESLLYERFLKSKHPEKPLSQEAASRRHHDEIERFTTILLDLIAPLNTENYQ, encoded by the coding sequence ATGAGAATTATTATCGATTACGATTCCACCCCCCGCGCCCAGCGCAAAGTTTGTGAAGCCATTTCCAAAGAATATCAGATTCCCGTCGAAGGCATCAGCGGTCTCGCTGCAGACGATGCCCATTATGCCGAAGACCGGAAGGCCCAGATCAATGAAATTTTAACCCTGGACGACATTTTCGTCACCGACGACTACGACCTGGCCCAGGATCTGCTGGACCGTGCCCTGAGCATCCTCAGCCCCAAGGGCATTGTCATCTGCAGCGCTAACATCGAAAGCCTGCTGTACGAACGCTTCCTCAAATCAAAACATCCGGAAAAACCCTTGAGCCAGGAAGCGGCCAGCCGGCGCCACCACGACGAAATCGAACGGTTCACGACGATTCTTTTAGATCTCATTGCGCCCCTCAACACCGAAAATTATCAATAA
- a CDS encoding alanine/glycine:cation symporter family protein, which translates to MFHLINQFLTKVDGIVWGLPLIILILFVGIMLTIRLHVLQFIHLPKALKFMVRNEEDGEGEVTSFGALSVALSATIGTGNIVGVATAIVSGGPGALFWMWIAAFFGMATKYAEGLLAIKYRTIDKDGHVLGGPFYYIENGMGEKWRWLAKIFAFFGMGVGLFGIGTFTQINGITSAVNTFFDPKNATTVSLFGNHYSLSVVIAGLLITLCAGLVIIGGLKRIAGFSQVVVPFMAIAYVICTLMILIFNRHALPGALAEIFESAFGIRAITGGAIGTMIVAMQKGIARGIFSNESGLGSAPIAAAAAQTQSCVRQGLVSMTGTFIDTIVICTMTGLSIVSTGSWKVGLEGVNVTIRAFQKGLPIPPRAASFLLMMCLVFFAFTTILGWDYYGERCLEYLSNRSKKAVMTYRILYVLCIFFGPYMTVEAVWTIADIFNALMAFPNLIAIIALSGVVVAETRYYFRHEKDPRILKP; encoded by the coding sequence ATGTTTCACTTAATCAATCAATTTCTCACAAAGGTCGACGGTATCGTCTGGGGACTGCCGCTGATCATTCTCATTTTGTTTGTCGGTATCATGCTGACGATCCGGCTGCACGTGCTGCAGTTCATTCATCTGCCAAAAGCCCTGAAATTCATGGTGCGCAATGAAGAAGACGGCGAAGGGGAAGTCACCAGTTTCGGTGCCCTGAGCGTTGCCCTGTCGGCGACCATCGGCACCGGCAACATCGTCGGGGTGGCCACGGCCATCGTCTCCGGGGGGCCCGGCGCCCTGTTCTGGATGTGGATTGCGGCCTTCTTCGGCATGGCGACCAAGTACGCCGAAGGGCTACTCGCGATTAAATACCGGACGATCGACAAAGACGGCCACGTGCTCGGCGGCCCGTTCTACTACATCGAAAACGGCATGGGCGAAAAATGGCGCTGGCTCGCGAAGATCTTCGCTTTTTTCGGCATGGGCGTCGGCCTCTTCGGGATTGGGACCTTTACCCAGATCAACGGGATTACCTCAGCGGTCAACACGTTCTTTGATCCGAAAAATGCGACGACGGTGTCGCTGTTCGGCAATCATTACTCCCTGTCGGTGGTCATCGCAGGTCTTTTGATCACCCTGTGCGCGGGACTGGTCATCATCGGCGGCCTCAAGCGCATCGCCGGGTTTTCCCAGGTGGTGGTGCCCTTTATGGCCATCGCCTACGTCATCTGCACCCTGATGATATTAATCTTTAACCGCCACGCCCTGCCGGGCGCTTTAGCCGAAATTTTTGAATCCGCCTTCGGCATCCGCGCCATCACCGGCGGTGCCATCGGCACGATGATCGTCGCCATGCAGAAGGGCATCGCCCGGGGGATCTTCTCCAACGAATCCGGGCTCGGCTCGGCCCCGATTGCGGCGGCTGCAGCCCAGACCCAGTCCTGCGTGAGACAGGGCCTCGTCTCCATGACCGGGACCTTTATTGACACCATCGTCATCTGTACGATGACCGGTCTTTCGATTGTCTCCACCGGTTCCTGGAAAGTCGGCCTCGAAGGGGTCAACGTCACGATCCGGGCCTTCCAGAAGGGCCTGCCGATTCCGCCGAGAGCGGCGAGCTTTCTCTTGATGATGTGCCTGGTGTTCTTCGCCTTCACGACGATTTTAGGCTGGGACTACTACGGGGAACGCTGCCTGGAATACCTGTCAAACCGCAGCAAAAAAGCGGTCATGACCTACCGCATTCTCTACGTGCTGTGCATCTTCTTCGGCCCCTATATGACGGTCGAAGCGGTGTGGACCATCGCAGATATTTTCAATGCGCTTATGGCCTTCCCGAACCTCATCGCCATCATCGCCCTGTCCGGCGTCGTGGTGGCCGAAACCCGGTATTATTTCAGACACGAAAAAGATCCGCGCATCTTAAAACCTTGA
- a CDS encoding aryl-sulfate sulfotransferase yields MDRNKKLLIAACTVSVILIIVVGILLAMAGRDKTPLSQHTLHLKVNGSDVEVSLKKDNVTVNAPCLSVGKNQFEVLGYPGGTVQINGKTVKVGSTASITVDSISSENQVEIKVSNVKDSRTIKLRTYSTLLPKLRTIGKGVRNGQYLVTEADRPVMYILDNNGEIIWYKALSAKKTKLRFSDLKCHQTESGTYYSYQVINPDADNFGISDYRPGARVIMDHNFKVITEDAGVTAYNPKKDIDWSQAGTAVDGNAFEMLSLHNTFTVRCSPTRVVNMPDGIKSQKNTTVAAVILQNAGRSSVNWEWKSTSDSRLYSASVSGNDYTSSDMQNYLSPSAMVMDPQDHNLILSFKNADCLVKINSDTGKLMWILGGKADEFGLKDSQKFSGQTDVQVASDGTLTITQADKVTVLKLDEKARKLASYKEKSLSGAVGANAVNTQNGVLCVGKSGKVLIEEESLGDGDDLKNPLQISTTHARSLASVRFVRIEDD; encoded by the coding sequence ATGGATCGAAATAAAAAATTGTTGATAGCGGCCTGCACCGTTTCAGTTATTCTGATCATCGTCGTCGGCATTCTGCTCGCCATGGCCGGCAGGGACAAAACGCCCCTCAGTCAGCACACCCTGCATTTGAAGGTGAACGGCAGCGACGTCGAGGTGTCGCTCAAGAAAGACAACGTGACGGTGAACGCACCGTGTCTGTCTGTGGGAAAGAACCAGTTTGAAGTGCTGGGCTACCCCGGCGGCACGGTTCAGATCAACGGCAAGACGGTCAAGGTCGGCAGCACGGCGTCGATCACCGTCGATTCGATTTCCTCGGAAAACCAGGTCGAAATCAAAGTCAGCAATGTCAAGGACAGCCGCACCATCAAGCTGCGCACCTATTCGACCCTCCTGCCGAAGCTGCGCACCATCGGGAAGGGCGTGAGAAACGGCCAGTACCTCGTCACAGAAGCTGACCGGCCCGTGATGTACATTTTGGACAATAACGGCGAGATCATCTGGTACAAGGCGCTGTCGGCCAAGAAGACCAAGCTGCGCTTTTCGGATTTGAAATGTCACCAGACGGAAAGCGGCACGTATTACTCCTATCAGGTCATCAATCCCGACGCAGACAATTTCGGCATTTCCGACTATCGTCCGGGGGCGCGGGTGATCATGGATCACAACTTTAAAGTCATCACCGAAGACGCCGGCGTCACCGCCTATAATCCCAAGAAAGACATTGACTGGAGCCAGGCGGGAACGGCCGTGGACGGCAACGCCTTCGAAATGCTCTCCCTGCACAACACCTTCACGGTGCGCTGCAGCCCGACCCGGGTCGTCAATATGCCCGACGGCATCAAATCCCAGAAGAACACCACCGTCGCAGCGGTTATTCTTCAGAACGCCGGCCGCAGCAGCGTGAACTGGGAATGGAAGAGCACGAGCGACAGCCGCCTGTACAGCGCTTCGGTTTCAGGCAACGACTACACGAGCAGCGACATGCAGAATTATCTGAGCCCCTCGGCGATGGTCATGGACCCCCAGGATCACAATTTGATTCTTTCTTTCAAAAACGCAGACTGCCTTGTCAAAATCAACAGCGACACCGGCAAGCTGATGTGGATCTTAGGGGGCAAGGCCGACGAATTCGGCTTGAAGGACAGCCAGAAGTTCTCCGGCCAGACTGATGTGCAGGTCGCATCGGACGGCACCCTGACCATCACCCAGGCCGACAAGGTGACGGTGTTAAAGCTTGACGAAAAGGCCAGGAAGCTGGCGTCTTACAAAGAAAAATCCCTCAGCGGCGCCGTCGGCGCCAACGCGGTCAACACCCAGAACGGCGTTTTGTGCGTCGGCAAAAGCGGCAAGGTGCTCATCGAAGAAGAAAGCCTCGGCGACGGCGACGACCTCAAGAATCCGCTTCAGATTTCGACGACCCATGCCCGCAGCCTCGCTTCTGTGCGTTTTGTGCGGATCGAAGACGATTAA
- the pfkA gene encoding 6-phosphofructokinase, with product MKRIGVLTSGGDAPGMNAAIRAIVRTANYHDVQVYGIEEGLQGLIEEKFKPLNSRSVANIIDRGGTMLRTSRSSFFKTPAGVKRAAENLRNYNVDVLIIIGGDGSMHGAKALTELGIDVVVIPGTIDNDIGATDYSIGFDTAVSTAIEAISKIRDTSFSHNRMNIVQVMGRNCGDIAMYAGLACGAKALIIPEKQVPLEDICERLIEGHERGKMHSIIMLAEGCGSYRDYVPKIQEMTGVETKGTNLGYIQRGGSPSHFDRRLASYMGYHAVDAILEGRVNTMVVTQNSAFKTLDLDEALKMPKVFDEKMYEMIQVLSI from the coding sequence GTGAAAAGAATTGGCGTTTTGACCAGCGGCGGCGATGCGCCGGGCATGAATGCCGCGATCCGCGCCATCGTCCGGACCGCAAATTATCACGATGTTCAGGTTTACGGCATTGAAGAGGGGCTTCAGGGGCTTATCGAAGAAAAATTCAAACCGCTCAACAGCCGAAGCGTCGCCAACATCATCGACCGGGGCGGCACCATGCTGAGAACGTCGCGGTCTTCATTTTTCAAAACCCCTGCGGGGGTGAAGCGGGCCGCAGAAAACCTGAGAAACTACAATGTGGATGTCCTGATCATCATCGGCGGAGACGGCTCCATGCACGGCGCGAAGGCCCTGACGGAACTGGGCATCGACGTGGTCGTGATCCCGGGCACCATCGACAACGACATTGGCGCGACGGATTATTCCATTGGCTTTGACACCGCGGTGTCGACGGCCATCGAAGCGATCAGCAAAATCCGGGACACCTCCTTTTCCCACAACCGGATGAACATCGTGCAGGTTATGGGGCGCAACTGCGGCGACATCGCCATGTATGCGGGGCTGGCCTGCGGGGCCAAGGCGCTGATCATTCCGGAAAAGCAGGTGCCTTTGGAAGACATCTGCGAACGCCTCATCGAAGGCCACGAACGGGGCAAGATGCACAGCATCATCATGCTTGCAGAAGGTTGCGGCAGCTACCGGGACTACGTGCCGAAAATTCAGGAAATGACCGGCGTTGAAACCAAGGGCACCAACCTGGGCTACATCCAGCGCGGCGGCTCCCCGAGCCATTTTGACAGACGCCTCGCCAGCTACATGGGCTACCATGCGGTTGACGCGATTTTAGAGGGCCGGGTCAACACGATGGTGGTCACCCAGAACAGCGCGTTCAAGACCTTGGATTTGGATGAAGCGTTAAAAATGCCCAAAGTTTTCGACGAAAAGATGTACGAAATGATTCAGGTGCTGTCGATTTAA
- a CDS encoding ROK family glucokinase, whose product MKVYAFGVDIGGTSVKIGLGRTSGWLFETRKIGTPPAPSPESFLAQIADVIKQRIQARGFRAADVLGIGVGVPGPVDAQGMVHGCANLGWGDVDVKAILEQHLQMPVQVGNDADVAALGEMWQGGGKGFSNLVMITLGTGIGGGVIINQHVVPGRFGSAGEIGHLHVDGQEREPCNCGNFGCLEQYASATGIVRTAKTLLAGHPEVASVLKNAGSFDAKAVCDAAREGDALANAALGQSMEKLGQALAMISCVVDPDAYVIGGGVSAAADVFMPPLKQAYRHYAFPASKDTVFTQATLGNQAGIIGGIKLIMSKESKEK is encoded by the coding sequence ATGAAAGTATATGCCTTCGGCGTGGATATCGGAGGGACATCGGTCAAGATCGGCCTGGGGCGCACCTCAGGCTGGCTCTTTGAGACGCGGAAAATCGGCACCCCGCCGGCGCCTTCTCCGGAGTCGTTCTTAGCCCAGATCGCGGACGTGATCAAGCAGCGTATCCAGGCACGGGGCTTTCGGGCCGCGGATGTGCTCGGCATCGGCGTCGGCGTTCCGGGCCCAGTGGATGCCCAGGGCATGGTACACGGCTGCGCGAATCTGGGCTGGGGAGATGTTGATGTGAAGGCCATTCTGGAACAGCATTTGCAGATGCCGGTTCAAGTTGGCAACGATGCAGATGTCGCCGCGCTGGGCGAAATGTGGCAGGGCGGCGGCAAAGGCTTTTCGAACCTCGTGATGATCACCCTGGGCACCGGCATCGGCGGCGGCGTGATCATCAATCAGCACGTTGTGCCGGGGCGTTTCGGCTCTGCCGGCGAAATCGGCCATCTCCACGTGGACGGTCAGGAAAGGGAACCCTGCAACTGCGGCAATTTCGGCTGCCTGGAACAGTACGCATCGGCGACGGGAATCGTGCGGACAGCGAAGACGCTGCTGGCAGGACATCCCGAAGTGGCCTCGGTGCTGAAAAACGCCGGCTCATTTGACGCCAAGGCGGTCTGCGACGCTGCGCGGGAGGGCGACGCCCTCGCCAATGCGGCGCTGGGCCAGTCGATGGAAAAACTGGGCCAGGCCCTGGCCATGATTTCCTGTGTCGTCGACCCGGATGCCTACGTCATCGGCGGCGGGGTGTCCGCAGCGGCAGATGTTTTCATGCCGCCGCTGAAGCAGGCGTACCGGCATTACGCCTTCCCAGCATCGAAGGACACTGTGTTCACACAGGCGACTTTGGGCAATCAGGCCGGAATTATCGGCGGCATTAAGTTAATCATGTCAAAGGAAAGCAAGGAGAAATAA